In Rhodopirellula islandica, one DNA window encodes the following:
- a CDS encoding transposase codes for MPRQKRLDVAGGIYHALNRGNAKQQIFHKPEDYAAFERVLGQGLERYEVQIYSYVLMPNHWHLVLRPDRDGQMGKMLRWVTATHTQRYHAHYRTAGEGHLYQSRFKSFPIKDDEHFLTVCRYVERNPVRANLVKRAELWQHGSFHRWANHSDRDPKLLSTWPIRRTANWSKRVNQALSEKEIGMIRTSVQRGRPFGDIEWVEKLADKHDLWSTLRSRGRPRSKKRP; via the coding sequence ATGCCTCGACAAAAACGTCTGGATGTGGCCGGCGGAATCTACCATGCGTTGAATCGCGGGAATGCCAAGCAACAGATTTTTCACAAGCCCGAAGACTACGCGGCCTTCGAGCGTGTGCTGGGCCAGGGACTGGAACGCTACGAAGTGCAAATCTACTCCTACGTCTTGATGCCAAACCACTGGCATCTCGTACTTCGCCCCGATCGCGACGGGCAAATGGGAAAGATGCTGCGTTGGGTCACCGCTACCCATACGCAACGCTATCACGCTCACTACCGCACCGCAGGCGAAGGACATCTGTACCAGTCGCGTTTCAAGAGTTTTCCCATCAAAGATGACGAGCACTTCCTGACAGTGTGCCGATATGTGGAACGGAATCCAGTGCGAGCAAATTTGGTCAAACGAGCCGAACTGTGGCAGCACGGTTCATTCCACCGTTGGGCGAACCATTCCGACCGAGATCCAAAACTCTTGTCGACCTGGCCAATCCGTCGCACGGCAAACTGGAGTAAGCGCGTCAATCAAGCACTCAGCGAAAAGGAGATCGGGATGATTCGAACGAGCGTCCAGCGAGGCCGCCCCTTCGGCGACATCGAATGGGTCGAAAAACTCGCTGACAAACACGACCTGTGGTCAACACTCCGATCAAGAGGAAGGCCCCGATCAAAGAAACGCCCCTAA
- a CDS encoding DUF1573 domain-containing protein: MLAVVLVALQGWFAMFAATAATGASTVGLLNRSGLSRLLSVTCLVFDVEHSTSEIEQFSNEIASQPAARTRQEVSEWLTTVGLSAVWLPFEKARLSERWSDGQSFIALAHSRESGGARSIEFVLLTGTSGEGLVEVVTGDVVTGRGEANLDESVAGYVYPQVCLVSEMPLREVSSVSLGWVVLIGFLVAIAVLRYRSSSRLLLPAMLLLTASTATKVHGEGGDLLFEPAVVSFGTHEVNPNKSLSTKVTVINQSDRKIEVDALRVSCGCLDANPDFSELAPGEAGIIDVELKRLDDFVGDKAIDLVYEKEGLKRLHKLSVRWTLVHPVQIEVLSENVDRRVAQSGRNVIDFGRLRSDEVKSCRLRVSGSRDGERVEDFEIIDITSGSGFVSSELEAGEPVIEVSVRGPLSDISSRRAQMVVRTRCDRGPMPDLVVDLQRMPILKDVFAAKQHILIFHGKSFGNASNASRPVCVRVVSRSRRELQVEEVVWVKGEERDIESIESELKASAGAVSACVKIPESLEEKQWLRIRLSKPELLVFDIPITQRLFNEAK; the protein is encoded by the coding sequence ATGCTTGCTGTTGTTTTGGTAGCCCTGCAGGGGTGGTTCGCCATGTTCGCGGCGACGGCTGCAACGGGGGCATCGACCGTTGGATTGCTGAATCGGTCTGGGTTGAGTCGATTGTTGAGCGTGACATGTCTGGTTTTTGATGTCGAGCATTCGACATCCGAAATCGAGCAATTCAGCAATGAGATTGCTTCGCAACCCGCCGCGAGGACGCGTCAAGAAGTTTCGGAATGGTTGACAACGGTGGGCCTCTCGGCGGTTTGGTTGCCGTTTGAGAAAGCGAGGCTGTCAGAACGTTGGTCCGATGGTCAGTCTTTCATTGCACTCGCACACAGTCGAGAATCTGGCGGCGCCCGATCGATTGAATTTGTGTTGTTGACTGGAACGTCCGGTGAGGGGCTGGTTGAAGTGGTTACCGGCGATGTGGTTACTGGCCGCGGCGAGGCCAACTTGGACGAATCGGTCGCAGGGTATGTCTATCCCCAAGTCTGTTTGGTTTCTGAAATGCCTCTTCGAGAAGTTTCGAGCGTGAGCCTTGGGTGGGTCGTCCTGATCGGTTTCTTGGTCGCAATCGCGGTTCTTCGTTATCGAAGCTCAAGCCGGCTACTTTTGCCGGCGATGCTGTTGTTGACTGCGTCGACGGCGACCAAGGTTCATGGTGAAGGTGGGGACCTGCTGTTCGAACCCGCGGTGGTGAGTTTCGGGACTCACGAAGTCAACCCGAACAAGAGTTTGTCGACGAAGGTCACGGTTATTAATCAATCCGACCGAAAGATTGAGGTGGATGCTTTGCGGGTCAGTTGTGGGTGTCTGGATGCGAATCCCGATTTTAGCGAGCTTGCTCCCGGCGAAGCTGGGATCATCGACGTTGAACTGAAGCGTCTGGATGACTTCGTGGGCGACAAGGCGATCGATTTGGTCTATGAAAAAGAGGGGCTGAAACGGCTTCACAAGCTCAGCGTTCGATGGACGCTCGTCCATCCGGTTCAGATTGAGGTCCTGAGTGAAAATGTCGATCGCCGAGTGGCTCAAAGCGGACGAAACGTGATCGATTTTGGCAGGCTACGCAGCGACGAGGTGAAGTCTTGCAGGTTGAGGGTTTCGGGTTCGCGTGACGGCGAGCGGGTTGAAGATTTTGAGATCATCGATATCACCTCCGGTTCTGGTTTTGTCTCGTCTGAATTGGAAGCCGGTGAACCTGTGATTGAAGTCTCCGTTCGGGGGCCGCTCAGCGACATTAGTTCACGGCGGGCGCAAATGGTTGTGCGGACAAGGTGCGATCGGGGACCGATGCCTGATTTAGTGGTTGACTTGCAGCGAATGCCAATTCTGAAGGATGTCTTCGCTGCCAAGCAGCATATTCTTATTTTTCACGGCAAGTCTTTTGGCAATGCTAGCAACGCTAGTCGGCCGGTGTGTGTGCGTGTTGTTTCACGGTCGCGACGCGAATTGCAGGTGGAGGAGGTGGTTTGGGTCAAAGGCGAAGAGCGGGACATCGAATCAATTGAATCAGAGTTGAAGGCATCCGCCGGTGCAGTTTCGGCCTGTGTGAAGATCCCAGAGTCTTTGGAAGAAAAGCAATGGCTTCGGATTCGTCTGAGCAAACCAGAGCTATTGGTGTTTGACATTCCCATCACACAGCGGTTGTTCAATGAGGCAAAGTAG
- the miaB gene encoding tRNA (N6-isopentenyl adenosine(37)-C2)-methylthiotransferase MiaB — protein MISMTKTVYIKTVGCQMNVLDSEMVIADLKRHGYTVVDTPGEADLLLYNTCSIREQAEEKTYSALGKLKDTKARHPEKTIGVMGCMAQKDQETIFRRAPFVDMVVGPGQLHAIPEMLTKVTSGEGRQMAVSLGRKDGKQTVVARSHETFDPLRDPTMRPTPFQAYLRIQIGCDKFCTYCVVPNTRGPEQGRSPEEIVSEARVLADQGALEITLLGQTVNSYRHRGPDGETDMAGLLEQLHEIESLKRIKFVTNYPKDMTARLLETIRDLPKVSPYLHVPAQSGSDSVLKRMKRGYTIADYMEMFERIETILPEASVSSDFIVGFCGETDEDFQKSVQLIERCRFKNSFIFQYSVREGTKAAANLIDDVPREVKAARNNELLAVQDRISKEDNQKLIGDTVEVLVEGPSKKADKSDLDAPIVQMTGRTICDRIVVFDGNRRQAGQLMDIQIDDVSCHTLIGRVKTVEVVSLGMPGLAPSS, from the coding sequence GTGATCTCCATGACTAAAACTGTTTACATCAAGACCGTTGGCTGCCAGATGAATGTTCTGGACAGCGAAATGGTGATCGCCGATTTGAAACGCCACGGCTACACCGTCGTCGATACACCTGGCGAAGCCGACCTGCTGCTCTACAACACCTGCAGCATTCGCGAGCAGGCCGAAGAGAAAACGTACAGCGCCCTCGGCAAACTCAAAGACACCAAAGCCCGCCATCCCGAAAAGACCATCGGCGTGATGGGCTGCATGGCTCAGAAAGACCAAGAGACGATCTTTCGCCGTGCCCCTTTCGTCGACATGGTCGTCGGCCCCGGACAACTGCACGCGATTCCCGAAATGCTGACGAAAGTCACCAGCGGCGAAGGACGGCAGATGGCCGTTTCGCTGGGCCGCAAAGATGGCAAGCAAACCGTCGTCGCCCGCAGTCACGAAACGTTCGATCCTTTGCGGGATCCAACCATGCGTCCGACGCCCTTCCAAGCCTACCTGCGAATCCAGATCGGCTGCGACAAGTTCTGCACCTACTGCGTCGTCCCCAACACCCGCGGTCCCGAACAAGGCCGGTCACCCGAGGAAATTGTCTCCGAAGCTCGCGTGCTCGCCGACCAGGGTGCCCTCGAAATCACACTGCTCGGCCAAACCGTCAACAGCTACCGCCACCGCGGACCGGACGGCGAAACGGACATGGCAGGACTCCTGGAACAACTGCACGAAATCGAGAGTTTGAAACGCATCAAATTCGTGACCAACTACCCCAAGGACATGACCGCCCGGTTGCTGGAAACGATTCGCGATCTGCCAAAGGTCTCGCCGTACCTGCACGTGCCAGCCCAAAGCGGCAGCGATTCGGTTCTCAAACGCATGAAACGCGGCTACACGATCGCCGACTACATGGAGATGTTCGAACGCATCGAAACGATCTTGCCCGAAGCCTCGGTCAGCAGTGACTTCATCGTTGGCTTCTGCGGAGAAACCGACGAGGACTTCCAAAAGTCCGTGCAACTGATCGAGCGCTGCCGCTTCAAGAACAGCTTCATCTTTCAGTACAGCGTTCGCGAAGGCACCAAAGCCGCCGCCAACCTGATCGACGATGTGCCTCGTGAAGTCAAAGCGGCACGCAACAACGAATTGCTGGCCGTCCAAGATCGAATCTCGAAAGAGGACAACCAAAAACTGATCGGTGACACCGTCGAAGTTCTGGTCGAAGGACCAAGCAAGAAAGCTGACAAATCCGATTTGGATGCGCCAATCGTTCAGATGACCGGGCGAACCATTTGTGACCGGATCGTGGTCTTTGATGGCAACCGACGCCAAGCCGGTCAATTGATGGACATTCAAATCGATGATGTCAGCTGCCACACGCTGATCGGCCGCGTCAAAACAGTGGAAGTCGTCTCGCTCGGAATGCCTGGCCTAGCTCCTAGCTCCTAG
- a CDS encoding DUF1559 family PulG-like putative transporter, translating into MRQSSRPAPHRRVDVAFTLLELIVVMAVIGLLLGLATTAIQAARESSRRTTCVNRLRQLDLALQHFEGVTNDLPGFWNHPSQQSKASLSGFFHLLPFLEREALFQAWKAKPGFPWKLDSMLERRDTPPLSDPIFVCPSDDQMGGGNYRFNGGSTISLFSTHRVPSRNGDAPFAAYVGGSNRLLDGRSSTAAFSERLKSRRDGSYHHHRDIFLSGAYGLFPDGSLTDELMIGMARELGTRRPAKFEDFAGFTPFAGGKHQSVYDHVFVPNEPVASISAYEVRRLSSGVRDGAIMATSNHPGGVHVAQFDGAVRFVVDTVDREVYHQLGSRLVDRVDSTKTRQ; encoded by the coding sequence ATGAGGCAAAGTAGCCGCCCTGCACCACATCGACGCGTCGATGTGGCATTCACCCTTCTGGAGTTGATTGTTGTGATGGCTGTCATTGGGCTGTTGCTTGGCCTGGCCACGACGGCGATCCAGGCTGCTCGTGAATCAAGCCGGCGGACTACCTGCGTGAATCGGCTTCGGCAACTCGATCTCGCCTTGCAACACTTTGAAGGAGTCACAAACGACTTGCCGGGGTTCTGGAATCATCCTTCTCAGCAATCAAAGGCGAGTTTGAGTGGATTTTTTCATCTGCTACCGTTTTTGGAACGCGAGGCTTTGTTTCAAGCGTGGAAAGCGAAGCCCGGTTTCCCATGGAAGCTGGATAGTATGCTTGAGCGGCGCGATACCCCACCACTTTCTGACCCGATCTTCGTTTGTCCGTCCGACGATCAAATGGGTGGTGGAAATTACCGATTCAACGGTGGATCGACGATCAGCTTGTTCAGCACCCATCGAGTTCCATCTCGAAACGGCGACGCTCCTTTTGCTGCCTACGTCGGTGGAAGCAATCGATTGCTGGATGGGCGAAGCAGCACCGCAGCGTTCTCTGAACGATTGAAAAGTCGTCGCGATGGAAGCTACCACCATCATCGAGATATCTTTTTGTCGGGAGCCTATGGCCTTTTTCCTGATGGTTCGCTCACAGACGAATTGATGATTGGAATGGCCCGAGAATTGGGAACACGTCGCCCCGCAAAATTTGAAGATTTTGCCGGATTCACTCCTTTTGCGGGGGGCAAACATCAGTCGGTTTATGACCATGTCTTTGTTCCCAATGAACCGGTGGCATCGATTTCTGCCTATGAAGTTCGGCGTTTGTCCAGTGGCGTCCGTGACGGAGCGATCATGGCTACCAGCAATCATCCCGGTGGTGTCCACGTTGCCCAGTTCGATGGGGCCGTTCGATTCGTTGTCGATACGGTTGACCGAGAGGTCTACCACCAACTGGGAAGCCGTTTGGTTGATCGTGTGGACTCGACGAAGACCAGGCAGTAG
- a CDS encoding M16 family metallopeptidase — MNELKSTTLKSTTLANGLRIVADIDLRGYSAAVGYFVRAGARDETDIESGLSHFLEHMMFKGTARRSAADVNRELDELGGQSNAYTSEEQTVYYSSVLPKYQDRMVDLLTDMLSPSLDADDFATERNVILEEIAKYEDQPPFGAFERVMECAYGPRGLGRRVLGTTHSIESMQVESMRAYFNRRYRPENIVLAASGNVDFDGLVAQAEKMTQHWLDRPAPSDLAGDDLSTTPEGIELTQHLSVPDAAQSYRVTLGDGPSMQSELRYAMRLLASIVGDDGGSRLFWDLIDTGRAEVATLWPQEFTDTGALFTYLVCAADDMDSNVRLMNEVLGRVARDGVEQSELDQIINKTVAGCIMQSERPSNRLFGLGSRWLCCGDYLSLDELLDAYRGVTIESVAEAARTYLGQSATEVVASSAEPQSNLVG, encoded by the coding sequence ATGAACGAACTCAAATCAACGACCCTGAAATCCACCACTCTGGCCAATGGGTTGCGAATCGTCGCCGACATCGACCTGCGTGGTTACTCCGCCGCGGTCGGTTACTTCGTGCGTGCCGGGGCTCGTGACGAAACCGACATCGAATCGGGACTCAGCCACTTCCTCGAACACATGATGTTCAAAGGGACCGCTCGTCGCTCGGCCGCCGATGTGAACCGCGAACTGGATGAACTGGGCGGTCAATCCAACGCTTACACATCCGAAGAACAAACGGTTTACTATTCGTCCGTGCTGCCCAAGTACCAAGACCGCATGGTCGACTTGCTGACCGACATGCTCAGCCCGTCGCTGGACGCCGACGATTTCGCGACCGAACGAAACGTGATCCTGGAAGAAATCGCCAAGTACGAAGACCAGCCTCCGTTTGGTGCCTTCGAACGAGTGATGGAATGTGCTTACGGACCTCGCGGGTTGGGACGACGCGTTCTCGGCACAACTCACTCCATCGAATCGATGCAAGTCGAATCGATGCGAGCCTATTTCAATCGCCGTTATCGCCCCGAGAACATCGTGCTGGCCGCCAGCGGCAACGTCGACTTTGATGGCTTGGTCGCTCAAGCCGAAAAGATGACCCAGCATTGGCTCGACCGCCCTGCCCCGTCGGATTTGGCCGGTGATGACCTCAGCACCACCCCCGAAGGCATCGAACTGACACAGCACTTGAGTGTCCCCGATGCAGCTCAAAGCTACCGAGTGACATTGGGCGATGGCCCCTCGATGCAATCCGAATTACGCTACGCAATGAGGTTGCTGGCTTCCATCGTCGGCGATGATGGCGGCAGTCGGCTGTTTTGGGATTTGATCGACACCGGCCGGGCCGAAGTCGCCACCCTTTGGCCGCAAGAGTTCACCGACACGGGTGCCTTGTTCACCTACTTGGTCTGCGCCGCCGACGACATGGATTCCAACGTTCGTTTGATGAACGAAGTCCTCGGCCGAGTCGCCCGTGACGGCGTCGAACAATCGGAACTGGATCAAATCATCAACAAAACCGTCGCCGGCTGCATCATGCAGTCTGAACGCCCATCAAACCGTTTGTTTGGCTTGGGCAGTCGCTGGTTGTGCTGTGGCGATTACCTGTCGCTCGATGAGTTGCTGGACGCCTACCGTGGTGTGACAATCGAAAGCGTTGCCGAAGCCGCCCGAACCTACCTGGGCCAATCGGCAACCGAAGTCGTTGCCTCCTCCGCTGAACCTCAATCCAATTTGGTTGGTTGA
- a CDS encoding transposase, translating into MPRQKRLDVAGGIYHALNRGNAKQKIFHKPEDYAAFERVLGQGLERYEVQIYSYVLMPNHWHLVIRPDRDGQMGKMLRWVTATHTQRYHAHYRTAGEGHLYQSRFKSFPIKDDEHFLTVCRYVERNPVRANLVKRAELWQHGSFHRWANHSDRDPKLLSTWPIRRTANWSKRVNQALSEKEIGMIRTSVQRGRPFGDIEWVEKLADKHDLWSTLRSRGRPRSKKRP; encoded by the coding sequence ATGCCTCGACAAAAACGTCTGGATGTGGCCGGCGGAATCTACCATGCATTGAATCGCGGGAATGCCAAGCAAAAGATTTTCCACAAGCCCGAAGACTACGCGGCCTTCGAGCGTGTGTTGGGCCAAGGACTGGAACGCTACGAAGTGCAAATCTACTCCTACGTCTTGATGCCCAACCACTGGCATCTCGTAATTCGCCCCGACCGCGACGGGCAAATGGGAAAGATGCTGCGTTGGGTCACCGCCACGCATACGCAACGCTATCACGCTCACTACCGCACCGCAGGCGAAGGACATCTGTACCAGTCCCGCTTCAAGAGCTTTCCCATCAAAGACGATGAGCACTTCCTGACAGTGTGCCGATATGTGGAACGCAATCCAGTGCGCGCAAATTTGGTCAAACGAGCCGAACTGTGGCAGCACGGTTCATTCCACCGTTGGGCGAACCATTCCGACCGAGATCCAAAACTCTTGTCGACCTGGCCAATCCGTCGCACGGCAAACTGGAGTAAGCGCGTCAATCAAGCACTCAGCGAAAAGGAGATCGGGATGATTCGAACGAGCGTCCAGCGAGGCCGCCCCTTCGGCGACATCGAATGGGTCGAAAAACTCGCTGACAAACACGACCTGTGGTCAACACTCCGATCAAGAGGAAGGCCCCGATCAAAGAAACGCCCCTAA
- a CDS encoding M16 family metallopeptidase produces MLSTQSPPIQTRTLDNGLTVVVQPMPWLRTAAYTLWLPAGITTELHGLSEAQLADTEFLARRDGLASLTCEMVQRGAGAYNSRELVAAEDNLGIDSGNSAATSVAGYSARMPAESLLPAIELLADVVRRPHLPGKQFEDAKLILGQELAAFQDEPTQRLMRRLRERQYGPHLGRGGYASEASLESLSMDDVRQFYTDQYHAGGSVMAVAGNFDANEIFDSIEQSLGDWKSGKRPALPSPAPIDGNEHIELPSSQTHIGFSFDSIPYGSDDYFVMRAGIGILSDGMSSRLFDRVREQRGLCYSVWASTHTIGQHGAVFGYAGTTPARAQETLDVSLREIQNLADDLEQEELSRWKVRIESGLIMEQESAGSRASSLASDQYQLGRVIPTEELEAKIESITLDQVASYFRQHGPRQFRIVTVGPEALQGGEPLA; encoded by the coding sequence TTGCTCAGCACTCAATCTCCCCCGATTCAAACTCGAACGCTCGACAACGGCCTGACTGTCGTCGTGCAACCGATGCCTTGGTTGCGAACCGCCGCGTACACGCTGTGGTTGCCCGCTGGGATCACGACCGAGTTGCATGGCTTGAGCGAAGCCCAACTGGCCGACACTGAGTTCCTTGCGCGTCGCGATGGACTGGCCTCGCTGACCTGTGAAATGGTCCAGCGTGGTGCAGGTGCCTACAACAGCCGTGAACTGGTTGCCGCGGAAGACAACCTGGGCATCGACAGTGGCAACTCCGCCGCGACCAGCGTCGCGGGGTACTCCGCACGCATGCCGGCCGAATCGTTGCTCCCCGCCATTGAGTTGCTCGCCGATGTCGTTCGGCGTCCGCACCTGCCCGGCAAGCAATTCGAGGACGCCAAACTGATCCTGGGTCAAGAACTCGCGGCTTTCCAAGACGAACCCACCCAGCGTCTGATGCGTCGTCTTCGCGAGCGACAATACGGCCCGCATCTCGGGCGAGGCGGGTACGCCAGCGAGGCGAGCCTCGAATCGCTCAGTATGGACGACGTCCGCCAGTTCTACACCGATCAATATCACGCCGGCGGCAGCGTGATGGCTGTCGCAGGCAACTTTGACGCCAATGAAATCTTTGACTCCATCGAGCAATCCTTGGGCGATTGGAAGTCAGGCAAACGCCCTGCCCTGCCCTCCCCTGCCCCGATCGATGGCAATGAACACATCGAACTGCCCAGCAGCCAAACGCACATCGGATTTTCATTCGATTCGATCCCGTATGGCAGCGATGACTACTTCGTCATGCGAGCGGGAATTGGAATCCTCAGCGATGGCATGAGCAGCCGCTTGTTTGACCGCGTTCGCGAACAACGTGGGCTGTGCTACAGCGTCTGGGCCAGCACCCACACCATCGGTCAGCACGGTGCCGTGTTCGGTTACGCTGGCACCACGCCCGCACGAGCCCAAGAAACGCTCGACGTCAGCCTTCGCGAAATCCAGAACTTGGCCGACGACCTCGAACAAGAAGAACTCTCGCGTTGGAAAGTTCGCATCGAAAGCGGACTGATCATGGAACAAGAATCCGCCGGTTCGCGAGCCAGCTCACTCGCATCCGACCAATATCAACTCGGACGTGTCATCCCGACCGAGGAACTCGAAGCCAAAATCGAATCCATCACCCTCGACCAAGTCGCATCCTATTTTCGCCAACACGGTCCGCGTCAATTCCGAATCGTGACCGTCGGACCGGAAGCCCTGCAAGGAGGCGAACCGCTCGCATGA